The Pangasianodon hypophthalmus isolate fPanHyp1 chromosome 20, fPanHyp1.pri, whole genome shotgun sequence genomic sequence cccacccagagagcacagccaattttgcatCCTTGGCTTCTGGCTACAGTTAACTGTAGCatcattgggatttgaactcgccATCTCCCAACGAtagggcaaacacttttctcTCATACCACTCGGACGAGAATTCTTTAGAAGAACTGAAACAGAACTGACCAGTGTCTCTTGCACAGTGCTACAGTGGCTTTTACAGTGGTTTTCTAGCATGGCATAAAGTTCTGGTTAACTGCAGTCAAATGCAAAACTTTGCAGCCAAAATGAAGATGACAAAGAATTACACTTTATGTCAGCaagatatttaatgtattatgtTGCAAaattccttcattatcacaagtaaaaaaatatatgtaagatACTAATAgtgaacattttcatttctatatttGAATGTAATGTTATATGAATATACTTTACCTTACGCTTACCTTAGCTGCATCATTTAACATGGTTAATAAATCATGTAGTGTTTACAAATTAACAAAGTTAACACAAGGTTTAACTGATGTTTGTCTGAATGTCTGTTACATACATCTGCATTAGTCAATGTTTATTCTATAAACGTTCataatattaacataattataGCATGTTACTAAATATTGATAATCAGTTGAATTCAGCTTTCTGAGTGTAAATAACCTATTtagttaattatataaaaaaacattaatatatacaaaTGTTAACTAATGTAGTAAACAACGTTTAAGgaaaccttaatgtaaagcattaccgtaaatattttctaatagcTTCTATGCTTACCTTCATAACAGCATTCAGATCTTTTCAGTTTTAACATTTAGCACCTTCCTGACATTTCTGTTCTAACTTTgccatatatttcatatatttctgtTCTAACTTGGGAGAGGATCATGGGAAATCATATACATCTTgcttttggttcttttaaaaCTATATTTCTGCCCATTTTgccttctgttttatttgtaaataaactgtaaaatcgAGGTGGAACATTACTTATGTATATATTAGTGCTGTTGTAAACTTTAGCATTCTCCCACAGATAACCCAAGATCAAGTCATGATGTCTCATAGTCCTCTGAGAATGTTCAGGAAATATCATGACAAGTGTGTGCTGGTATCAGGCCAAGGCCCAGTGCTGGACATTGCCAAAAAGTATCCTTCCATTTTGTTCCATGTATATTGTGTACCCTGTATATATACCCTGTTTATAACTATCACACCGTGGTGCACCTGGATTTTGTATCTGTTCAATCAAATCGACCtcaaaaatgatcagaaatggGCAGTAAATCCATCTTTTCACTGCTCTCTGATTTAGCTCAGGACGATGCGTGTATTGATGGTGAAACTGAAACGTACTGCCCAGTTTACTTCTCTGGAAGTTGTGGCTAAACCAGCAGAAATATCAGCCGTTCCCCTGCCACGATGTCAGCATTTCTGGTATAGGGAGAGATTAGTCTCATGATTATTGATAAATGTGTCATTCAGCGTTACTACAAGTCACTGTCCAAAAATCAGTATCTGTCAACTTCTAAGTTGTTATTTAAATGGGTGTGGAACAATTTATACGATCCTAAAAATATGTCTCTAATCTTAGTAAATATGTACTTCTGATGCATTTCTACAAACGGCACAAAATGAGCTTCTGAAAGCCTGGAACATTTACGGGAGCACAGCAGTTTGCAGGACAAAGCACTTGTCTTGTTGTTGTGTGCTGAAAAGGATATTGTATTAAGCATCACCTGATCTTTTGAGAACAATACAGAATCGGACTGTCTCAGCAGTGTTTGGCAAAGCTacttgtaaaatgtaaaaaaaaaaatactctacaGGAACacgtattcattcattcattcatcttaagtaactgctttatcctggtcagggtcgcagtggagcCAGAGGCAGTCCGTTGAAGgccatcacacacattcacaactaggTGGAGGCATCCATGTGTCCATCTGAGAGTCTCGTTagcgtgatatctcaagaacgagggGTTGGATGTTTGCAGGATTTATATagaattatcactgtaaccagcagatgaactgattagattttggaattgatccaaacagggtcaaggtcataGCAAGGTCAAGTGTccgaaatgtttttgtaatatctttcttcctgtttgaagttttTATTTCAGGGATACAAATTAGTAAGAAGAAGGACTAGATTTGTTGTCTACTGTTGTATAATGAAGCATTTGTGATGTTGCCTATTGATggatcctgattttttttttttcaataattacaAGACTAATCATAAATTAATTGCCTATAAATTAATAACCTTCATAggacatttgtgtttttgtccaCTGCTTGCATAACAAGTACCTTCCTCGGCTGGATAGATTAAAATTTGATGCAAAGCTTATCCATGATGGCAGACAGAATCTAATGAGTACTTATATAACGCTCCACACTTTTGTATGATAATACCAAGGCATTCCTGCTGTGAAGTAGTGAGGGATTCACTTATCTTTGAAATCAGTTTTACTGTACATATGATTAGGACCAGTGTAGCAACACTCACCTTTTTAATGTGTGAATCTCTTCTTTATCTAACAGCCTAGGCAGAGTCCATGATTGCTACACGTTAGGAAATAGCATGTGCATAGATTAGATTAGTTTTGTGCAAGCTGTACAGGGAATGTTCTTATATATGAATTAAGCTCATTGGATCGAAAATGAGTCGAATACACCAGCGCCTTTTTGTGCAATGTCAGTAGATTCCACACCTGAATAATAAATTCGTAAAACTGGATAGTTGTTAGTTAGAAAATGAGGTCATCTTCAACAGAACACAACCCTGACACTCCCATGTTCCAGGATGATAGCTGTACAGTGCATAAGGGCCAAATCTGTGACTTGTTTGACAAGCCTGATGTAACATTGTGTAACTTTGAGCTGTAAATTCACCAGACCTTGATCCCATAGAAAAGCTGCGGGAGTATTTAATATACCAAAATAGACACCATTAAGTCTAGCGGAACTGCACAGTCAAGGCTAAAACTGACACACTCTTAGAATTCTTACCTGACAGGATTGGCACTTTTAAGTATTAGGGAAGAAGTGATGCTTGTGATTAATCTTTGTCTGGGGAGCTTGTATTAGAAAATAGAGTTTAACTGGCACAAAATCGGGTGTAGGGAGAGTTGCTTGGGGTATACCGGGGGCCCCTCATGTTGAACCAGTATGTTACGATCAGGACTGGTGAGCTGGTTATGTAGAGATACACAATTTTTAATGGTATGGAGTGCAGTGTAGTGGAGTGTTATAGGTGCAGTATGTTATATGGAAAATTGAACACTCCAGCTAcaacaagctaaaaaaaaaaaaggaaatacattttctcagaaaagcagaaatttGTCTTTGGGAAAACAGATGTCATGGATCTTTAAAGTTAAGGTAAATAATTAAACCTTAGGGACCGCTGAGTTTTAAAAGAAACTAGATTCTCAGGGGAAATATGCTTACTACTTTAAGGCAGTGAAGCAGGAAATTTGAGTTTATAATTTTGGAGGTGTTGTCTTAATATTTAATCCTACTATATTGTGTTTATTACAAGGTCAGACTGGTGAGTCCTCTGCCATTTGAAAATTTCCCCCTTGAAATGTTCTTACAATTCAGCCACTCCTTATATGCCACATAATGTCACATTTAAGTATCTCACAGTTGTGAGTGGACTTGATTGTTAAACCACAGCCAAGTGCATCCAAGCTGACTTCCGTATTGGTGTTATTGTCACAGTACCACAAACCAGCACCACAAACATTTACACCTCCTAAATATTGTAAGAAATCATTTGTATCAGATTCACACATTTCAGTATTTTCCTTAACATGTGCTCTCAGCTTGGGCTTTACCAATGTGGTCAGTATCGATATGGTAAGAGAATCATTCCCCCTGCTGGACATGGTGGATCATAACCGACGACCAAAAGTGCCGGTGAGTGATTTGTCTTTATTCTGTGTAGTCATCCAAATTGATTGCTTATAAGAAAATTAAACCTAAAATATGTTATAACTACAGTGTTCCATCAGAGTTAGCTTGGAAAAGCCAGTACAAATTTGTACTCATCCCAAATAATCCTTAAATACAGTGATGGGAAATAACTATTcaaacacttttgtttttgttatttaatatacttccagtgcttatatccacttcaaatttacacacatcgTATCTTTTGAATTTGTACTTAAATATGAGCGAAATGTATGTATTCAGAAGTATAAAAAAGtactgaaaaaagagaaaaaaagaaactgtttaTAAAACTAAATTGATTAGGTAaagaaggacacacacataaatattacATCTATAAAATATAGCACAGAGATGTGCATCTAAAAGAACGAtatactctggtcagatgaaaaaTATTAGAACTCTGGCAGTTCTTCAGCTCGTCGTTTTTGAAGAAAGAAGGGTTGTATGTATGATCTCAAGAACATCATATCCACAGCGAGGTATGGAAGTGGGAGGATCATGATATGGTGCTGCTTCTCTGCCAACGGTACTGGGGCATTACACATCGCCGAAGGAAACATGGATGGGGTGATGTTCCGATGTACCGCAGAATTGAATCTCATCAGCCAAGAAACTCAATCTGGGGCGAATGGATGTTTCAAAAAGACAATGACCCCAACCATACAGCCAGAATAACACAAGGAGgccttgcatggcctagccaaCCTTTTGACTTGAATCCCATTGAAAATTTGTGGAGGATTTAAAATTGTGAATCCATCAGAGGGACCCTCGGAGTCTTGGGTAATTGAAAATGATTTGGTAAGgagaatgggccaaaattgaatCACAGTGCTGCAAAAATTGAATTAATTCTTGCCGTAGAGTTCTCAAAGCTTTGCAACAAAGTTCTAATGTTGGTAATTTGTGGTGTCCAAATACTGGAAGTATcagaatacttatttccccacACTGTATCTTTCCAATATTATTCATACTCATTATATCAGCTCAGGTTTGAACTCCCAGTCATTTTTAATTCTGCTTCTTttccattcattctttctttgccTATAAGAGTCATTTTCACTTTCTGACCAGTTTCTCATGCATTAGTTGTTGGTTTACACCTGTAATGTTTGGACAAGAAGAGTAGCCAGGGGTTATTGTTATGCTTATTGTTGTCATGTGTACATAACTCTATAGATCCACCTTCCTGCAGAGCTTAATTCTAACCTGAAGCTGATACGTCATATACTGAGAGGAGCATGGTTTGTGTTTCATTGTGTTTAGAGTTTGACCTAAACCCTTCAGGAAGACAGCATGTCAAAATGTATTATGATAGGCcagtatatttcatttttcattgtgAAATTCAGAATCTCGCTGATCAGAGTTAGACCAGGAGAGAAATCAAgtccatttttctttattattattgcagtcCGCTCCTATTGTGAACCTCCCTAAAGTTGAAGGTAAGATCCTTTTGTTGTTAAATGGCTTTAAGTGGGATTAAGTGTCATAACTTTGACAACATGGTTATCACATTATAACTTCTCTGCTCCAGCCTGTCTTATAGATTTACAGGCTTGTTTACCATCCCTAACCTCAGcaatcattaatatttatttcatgttttcgCACTCCCTATTCTTTGCAACATAGTCCCACCAGTAGCAATGAAGATGGTGATTAAACAATGCAGAATAGAGTAGCAtgatttatgtaaggaataaaacatgacgcaATGTACTGTACAGCattccccaaagtgttttatttctcatataccacagtaattttccgacaattattattttttgattgattaaaaaacaatgCCTTGTActcgtttatagttacatttaatgtttgggaacatccacaaaacaagttagttccagttatcacttacgttataccAGCTAGAGACAGTTGTTCCCTGACCAGCTGCTCTTGTTTCttgctcttgaagttaataaaagttGACGTTcaaaatgttacaaagcactaacacttgagactccttccataaatgttaaataatcgtctccttaaagaaagcttcaccatattaacaattatatgttttttttctttgttaagaactcattttaaaatctgctaCTGTtaagattatgtggagcatctgccatgaAAGTGCCTCTAAatgagttgttaccatagaaatagtgatgtattaaaataaggacaacaatataaacctgggattttcCTTGCAGTcagttataaaaaaatttttgattaattaattaattcaactGAATTAACAGAActacataaaaagaaaatttccagtatataataaatcttACCTTAGTATTGAAGCTTGTATGAGCCACAGTTATGTAACCGGCTGTAGTCATGATcaccactgaaaaaaatataacctGCAAACAAGCAGAAAGAATTTGATTAGTTAGAACCATAAGATACTATTTATGACTGAGatttctgtataataataatgtttctcTTCTGCTCACTTGCAGCTGTGATCCTCTTTGGAGAGCCAGTTAGATGGGAGACCAACCTGCAGCTAATTATCGATGTTTTACTGACTGGTGGGAATCTGAGTAATGTGTATGAAAGTTCCCACTCCTCCCACCTGCCTCTCTTAGCATGTAACATGGACCTCATGTGGATGGCAGAAGCCCAGGCTCCAAGGTAACGGTTACATTTATCAGTTCAGGTGTGTAATAGCAGCACAaaccgtatatatatatatatatatatatatatatatatatatatatatataatacatatacacatacatataaataagAGCTTTGGATAATAACAATGTAAAATAATCTTAGGAAtagcacttcctgtttggcaagAAAAAATATTCATGATAATAGATAGAAATGAAAATTGACAAGTCGGTACCTTTGCTGTTTCCTGATTAGCTCTAGGTTTACTAGCATGTTTTTCCACAGTAGATAAAGGCCCTGAAGGCTTCCTGGCATGAAACTAGCAGAAAACATTAGACAGTGTCTTGCATAACCGAAACacgattgatacttttccagaactttgtcccaggCATGTTTTGTTAGCTCCTTGTTCGTCATTGtactgtttgtttaggtatgttctctaacaaactctggagccttccaggaacaggtgtaacTGAGTgtactgagatcacatgacactttaataGCACATACACCGACTCCATTCCACTATATATGTGACGACTGACGGCAACTGgctgcaccagaactaatttaggctCATAtcgcctcagggagtttttccttgccaccctcgcctctggcttgctcactaaggaaaaattcatatatttaaaatatatttatatcctggttttatatatttctgtaaagctgctttgtgacagtgttcattgttaaaagtgctatacaaataaaattgaattgtttcACAGCAGCAAGGGTGAATATTTAtacaatcacaacttttacatttttttttatttgtaataaaattttgcaaattatgttgagattttttttttccttctctttgaTATTaggggctattttgtgtagatatataacatataatccCAGtcaagtccatttcagttccaggttgtaacactacaataTGTCAGTAAGTTcaagggagtgaatacttatgcaaggcaccgTATAGCTTTAGTGTTTTGCTGAAAAAGTCATATATCCACAAACAGAAATGTATTACATGAAACACAACCCCTTCCTAAAATTCTGCCTAAAATTTCCTTGGCTTGTGCCACACACCCATGAGATATTTGGAGTGACCGAATTCCTGCTGTTTATTAAGTATTTAAGTATCTTCTTCCTGTTGACAGATTTGGTCACGGCACATTCATGGTGTGCCTGGAGAACATCTACAAGAAGATCACAGGCCAGGAGCTGAAGTACGAGGCCCTGATGGGGAAACCCAGTGAGCTGACTTATCATTACGCTGAGTATCTGATCAGAACACAGGCTGCAGAGAGAGGCTGGAGATCACCAATCACGTCACTCTACGCTGTTGGGTAAGAGGATCTCACAACCTTACCATCTCATGTCGGCTGTAAAATTGATTTGTGAATTGATAGGTTGTGAAACTGATGTGGAAAACACATAATATATCTAACCTTCATCTGAGTGATTATTAGTACAAACAATATCAGTGAAAATGGAGTCCCATGCTCCGGACAGGTGTGTCTGCacagataaaatgttaaaaagagtatattaaaaataatggtaCAGCCACTAACATCACATTTTTGGTTCAGATTTACAAACAGAAGGCATTTTTAGTAGTTTTATTTGACTTTATTACTCTAGATCAAAATGATTGTCATAATATTCAattccctctgaaagtattggaacagcaggaccatttcttttgattttgctATACACCAAAGAGATTTGGTtttgaggtcaaaagatgaatatgagatgatagatcagaatttcagctttcatttcctgatatttaaatccagatgtgttaaacaaccttttgtttgaacccacacaTTTTTTCAAgcgatcaaaaatattggaacatgtgattgacaggtgttacttgttgcccaggtgtgccctgttagagcgattgtttaaacaattaatagctctgaatgtctactcttgtgCTGCGTCCCAATTCGCCTACTTGTACTATGCACAAAAAGTGTGTACTctttttgtaaagaaaaagtatgtacttttgAGTGTGTTGCAAAAGAGTATGCAAGTACTGCGACATACTAACACGTCATGGGATGGAAGAGAATGTTGTTGCCTAGTTACCCACAGTTGCATTTCAGCTTCTTCATTCATTActccttatataatttatactatcaaatttaatttaccattcccttgatttatttttccacatttcatttatctTATTGCTGAGAGAAGCAGCACATCGTCAAAGATCTACCAGACGCAGGTCTTTCCCGAGGAGACTGGTGCTGATGTTTATGCCTAATGATATGTGCAACAATAAGAGCAAACCTTCTAAAATGAGAATAATTTTGaatatctcattacaatggcatctgtcaaTGGGTGGGatgtattaggcagcaagtgaacagtcagttctcgaagttgatgtgttggaggcaggaaaaatgggcaggtgtaaggatctgagcatctttgacaagggtcaaattgtgatggctagatgactgagtcagagcatctccaaaactgcaggtcttgtgggatgttccTGGTATGTAgtagttagtacctaccaatagtggtccaagaaaggacaaccgtttaactggcaacagggtcataggcacccaaggctcactgcggaggcagtgtgatgctctgggcaatgttctgctgggaaatcttgggtcctggcatttatgtggatgttattttttaCTTTGGGAATTTGCCAttggccactgccattagagaataccattgccatgaaggggtgtacttggtctgcaacaatgtttaggtaggtggcacatgtcaaagtaacatccccaggtaagcaacgcacgcacacccggctgtccacatgatgtaaaagaaaatgtgaccaGGCTgacttcttccattgctccatggtccagttctgaagctcatgtgcccattgtaggcgtgTTTGGCAGtgaacaggggtcagcatgggcaatGGACCGATCCGTgactatgcagccccatacgcagcaaactgcgatgcactgtgtgttctgagacctttctatcatagccagcattaacagCATTATTGTGGGCAAAATTAGCTGAAAAAAGTGTTCACGGATCCACACTCCGAAAATCTACCAGAAATAGTACCtttgggatactcatttcaacatactacaATTTAggacacactaattctaatctcagATACTATTTAGGATGGATAGTAGGCAAATTGAGACACAGCGTTGATTTGAGCCCAGGGTTTTGCCAATGAAGActgcatttattgttaaaaggataaaccaacatgaagaccagagagctatctatgggagaaaagcaaggcATTTcaaagctgagaaaagaacaaggaaaatcaatcagagcaaTTGCAatagcattgggcatagccaatacaacaaattggaatgtcctgaaaaagaaagaaacctctGTTGTACTAACAAACAGACATTGAACaagtcagccaaggaaaactaCAGCATGATATGctgataataattaaaatgatggGGTGGTATGATGCAGCCCAACCCTGAAATTTTTTATATTCCAAGAATAGCACGTCCTGATGTTTGGTCGATTAAAAAACAGCACGGTGCACTTTTGAGTCATTTATAGTCACCttcaatgttttggaatgtctatgaaacaggttagttcctgttatcacttacagtgtaacagctacaaacagaagttccctcaccagtcccTCATTGTTTACTCACTCTTGAAAAATGCAGTTTCTCATGTTGCCAAGCAACTGAAaccttctgtcctgaagactttcctgtgtcagaaaaatTCAAGGAACTGCTTTaccctgactgttacagagcgctgactctggagactccttccaaaaatgataaataaatgtctctttatagaaaacttcatcatttgaacaattttttttttttttttttaatcaggttgACCGTGGAATGTCCATCATACAACTCCTggtgttgttactatagaaacaataacgtctTATAATGAGCAAATTAATGCAAACCTTACATTagtgtcagagctactgttatacaaaattaattaatcagatttgagcattcaacagcttTGTGGTATAAATGTGGTATTTTAAAAGTTTCATGTTTATTCTAATTGTTTagaatataaaatgattattgTTGTTCACATGACCCAAAGAgaacataactttttttttatgtcctcTGAATACATTAGGGACAACCTCATGACGGACATCTACGGTGCCAATCTCTACAACCGCTACCTCGAGGAACGGCTGGCCAGGAAGAGTGGCAAAGCCATGCAACAAGCTCTGACCGGCACAGGAGCGTCTGTCTCTCAGGACGAGGACACGGACAACGACTGGGAAAGCGAGTTAGCGTCTCCGTCTGCCACGTCCTGCAAGTCCATCCTGGTGTGTACAGGCGTGTATAACCCGCACATGGAGCTGCTCAAAGACACCAACCAGTGCATCAAAGAGACTGTGTTCCATGGACACCGCGACTTCCGCTTCGAGCCTGCATTGATCGAGCCGGGCAGCGTCGTCCAGGATGTCCATGCTGCTGTCGAACTCATTTTCGAAATGGAAAAATTTGCAACGGAGGTTTAGTCACATGAAAACACTGAATACAAGAAGATCAAACTTCTACTCTCTTGCCATTTTTAGGAActttatttcagtaaatatcTTGTAGTTATAAGGACAGATGATGAATAAGTCCATAAAGCACAATGCTTGAAGACACTGTGGTATTTTAGACATATATACCAGATAAATAGACATGATATTAGGCGTACAAGACTGTAATGTCACTTCAGGACCATCTAATTAGATGATTttcctttgtttgtgtgtttttcaacACAGTTTGCCACATGAATTggtcattttctcattttacagtatgttactgcaaagttttttccccccaaatttGCAGTAACTGAGAAAAAACAAGCAGAGGCCAACTTTATAATTTCTGTTATAATGCTTAAAAGAGTAAATGAGccaaaaatcaaatcaaataggTCAGGtggttgcatttattttaaaggtgttacctttattttattttattttatttttttcaaatttaccAAATATTTTAATCCtgagaaaattattattattattattattattattattattattattattattattattattgttattattattattattgttattattattattattattattattaaaccagCAATTGGTCAAGAAATGTCTCTTTTAAATTTACCATTACAATTGACCCATAcatctttgttttttaatcttattataAGCTGAGATTTATATTGTGTACTGTTTATATTGTGTACTGTTAAGCTCCCTAGGTTTTActatatttgtatttcatttattaacttATTGTTACATTTCTGCACTACT encodes the following:
- the zgc:77375 gene encoding haloacid dehalogenase-like hydrolase domain-containing 5, giving the protein MRAFGLVLRSASSLVARQQSRRAMCASASPSRKYDPGFGLLFDIDGVLVRGKTPIPAAKKAFHKLVDSNGQFMVPVVFVTNAGNCLRQKKADQLSHILEVPITQDQVMMSHSPLRMFRKYHDKCVLVSGQGPVLDIAKNLGFTNVVSIDMVRESFPLLDMVDHNRRPKVPSAPIVNLPKVEAVILFGEPVRWETNLQLIIDVLLTGGNLSNVYESSHSSHLPLLACNMDLMWMAEAQAPRFGHGTFMVCLENIYKKITGQELKYEALMGKPSELTYHYAEYLIRTQAAERGWRSPITSLYAVGDNLMTDIYGANLYNRYLEERLARKSGKAMQQALTGTGASVSQDEDTDNDWESELASPSATSCKSILVCTGVYNPHMELLKDTNQCIKETVFHGHRDFRFEPALIEPGSVVQDVHAAVELIFEMEKFATEV